Proteins co-encoded in one Podospora pseudoanserina strain CBS 124.78 chromosome 7 map unlocalized CBS124.78p_7, whole genome shotgun sequence genomic window:
- a CDS encoding uncharacterized protein (EggNog:ENOG503PG4S) yields MNPITRKPGIEIPSFIFYFFAISDDPKRMYEPWLDCFTEDAEVTMGKKVARGREELQELRRGMWKDVRSRKHHDFSNFYAAASDAFTKFKREQGEDEVEVMFSGKVTLEVVSGEGPETEQKVVDWAAQGTLVRQDWESESGGAEKWKWARYRVWLQS; encoded by the exons ATGAATCCAATTACTCGCAAGCCGGGGATTGAAATCCCGAGTTTTATCTTCTACTTCTTCGCCATATCGGACGACCCCAAACGAATGTATGAGCCCTGGCTCGACTGCTTCACTGAAGATGCCGAAGTCACCATGGGCAAGAAGGTTGCGAGAGGTCGGGAAG AGCTACAGGAGCTGAGACGCGGCATGTGGAAGGATGTAAGGTCAAGAAAGCACCACGATTTCAGCAACTTCTACGCCGCTGCTTCTGATGCATTTACAAAGTTCAAAAGGGAACAaggagaggacgaggttgaggtcaTGTTCAGCGGAAAGGTTACTTTGGAGGTGGTCTCTGGCGAAGGGCCTGAAACCGAGCAaaaggtggtggattgggCGGCGCAGGGCACGCTGGTTCGACAAGACTGGGAAAGCGAGTCTGGAGGAGCCGAGAAGTGGAAGTGGGCGAGGTATAGAGTTTGGCTGCAGAGTTGA
- the YKU80 gene encoding ATP-dependent DNA helicase yku80 (COG:L; BUSCO:EOG09261ACJ; EggNog:ENOG503NWV8): MADKESTVYVVDLGESMADCHNGRVESDLDFGMRYVWDKISDTVAASRKTWTIGFVGFNTDETENELANKDKLEGYDNISVLQPIGPMSMTELRELRSKVQPSRSYGADPVSAVVVALKMLEKYNPKHKIKRRVILVTNGESSIDDEELDHIAVVFNELKVELIVIGIDFDDADYGFKEEDKSTNKKNNEKAFQQLVEKCNDGVFGTMQQAVDELSIPRIKPVRPFKAYDGPLTLGDPDKYPSAISFHVERYYKTKRASAPSASTVVVSNNNGFSQTQTYKDEDGDSEMGGAEFSGVKQMRTYKVNDPDAPGGKRDVDFEELAKGYQYGRTVVPFGESDLSITKYSTKKSFTIIGFIPFDSYNPFINMGETGLIVPQKMNEEAELGLSAFIHALYEADSYAVARYVQKDEAAVQILLLKPNTGLEDEFECLYDVPLPFAEDIRSYQFPPLDKVLTVSGSVLKEHRLLPNDDLKDAVSDFVDAMDLSNYDVDEDGKPVDYAPVDEVYNPIIHRMNQAIRARAVDPDSPIGQPAEILLRYSKPPKKLLDKAKHEIGNLIDAAELKKVPEKAKGRFSKKDAVKPLSGLDIDSLLGGQPKRAAISSENAIPEFKQMLAAAEDDETIEKAVKQMGEIVRKLIKDSFADVFYSRAAENLGVMREELLGFEMPMLYNKLLRALRKSLLSGELDGDRREMWYKHIVGGGLGLITKEELDVSDVTEEEAKAFAK; this comes from the exons ATGGCCGACAAGGAATCCACAGTCTACGTCGTCGACCTAGGCGAGTCAATGGCCGATTGCCATAACGGCCGCGTCGAATCTGATCTCGATTTTGGTATGCGCTATGTTTGGGACAAGATTTCAGATACCGTCGCGGCAAGCAGGAAGACGTGGACCATAGGTTTCGTTGGCTTCAACACCGACGAGACAGAGAACGAACTCGCGAATAAAGATAAGCTCGAGGGCTACGATAACATCTCTGTGTTACAGCCCATCGGCCCCATGAGCATGACGGAGCTCAGAGAATTGCGCTCCAAGGTCCAGCCGTCCAGGAGCTATGGTGCCGATCCGGTTtctgctgttgtggtggcaCTGAAGATGCTTGAGAAGTACAATCCAAAGCACAAGATCAAGCGGAGGGTAATCCTTGTCACCAATGGCGAGTCGAGcattgatgatgaagagctGGACCACATCGCTGTGGTATTCAACGAGTTGAAAGTTGAACTGATTGTGAT TGGTATCGATTTTGACGACGCTGACTACGGCTTTAAGGAAGAAGACAAGTCTaccaacaagaaaaacaacGAAAAGGCATTTCAGCAACTGGTGGAAAAGTGCAATGACGGCGTGTTCGGCACCATGCAACAGGCCGTGGATGAGCTGTCAATACCTCGGATCAAGCCAGTACGACCATTCAAGGCCTATGATGGGCCTTTGACCCTCGGAGACCCAGACAAATATCCAAGCGCCATCAGCTTCCACGTGGAGCGTTACTACAAGACCAAACGGGCTTCTGCGCCATCAGCAAGCACCGTCGTGGTCAGCAACAATAACGGATTCAGTCAAACACAGACCTACAAAGACGAAGATGGGGATTCTGAGATGGGCGGAGCCGAGTTCTCCGGCGTCAAGCAAATGCGCACCTACAAGGTCAACGATCCCGACGCCCCAGGAGGCAAGAGAGACGTTGATTTTGAAGAGCTTGCAAAGGGCTACCAGTATGGCCGCACGGTGGTTCCGTTTGGCGAGTCCGATCTGTCCATCACAAAGTACTCGACCAAAAAGTCATTCACCATCATCGGGTTCATCCCCTTTGACAGTTACAATCCCTTTATCAACATGGGCGAAACGGGTCTGATTGTGCCCCAGAAAATGAACGAGGAGGCCGAATTGGGACTTTCGGCATTCATTCATGCTCTCTATGAGGCTGACTCGTATGCTGTTGCCAGATATGTGCAAAAGGATGAGGCTGCAGTTCagattcttcttctcaagccCAACACTGGTCTTGAGGATGAGTTTGAGTGCCTTTACGATGTACCTCTGCCCTTTGCCGAGGATATCCGAAGTTACCAATTCCCGCCCTTGGACAAGGTGCTTACCGTGTCTGGGAGTGTGCTCAAGGAGCATCGACTGTTGCCAAACGATGATTTGAAGGACGCTGTGAGCGACTTTGTTGACGCAATGGATTTGTCGAACtatgatgttgatgaggatgg AAAACCAGTAGACTATGCACCCGTAGACGAGGTGTACAACCCAATCATCCACCGGATGAACCAGGCCATCCGAGCCCGGGCTGTTGACCCAGACTCGCCCATCGGGCAACCAGCCGAGATTCTGTTGAGGTACTCCAAGCCTCCAAAGAAGCTCCTCGATAAAGCCAAGCACGAAATCGGCAACCTCATCGATGCCGCAGAACTCAAGAAGGTTCCCGAAAAGGCCAAAGGTCGCTTCAGCAAAAAAGACGCCGTCAAGCCCCTCTCCGGTCTCGACATTGACTCCCTCCTTGGCGGTCAACCCAAGCGCGCTGCCATCTCTTCAGAAAACGCTATTCCCGAGTTCAAGCAGATGCTCGCCGCAGCTGAGGACGACGAGACGATCGAGAAGGCTGTCAAGCAAATGGGCGAGATTGTTCGgaagctcatcaaggacaGCTTTGCTGATGTGTTTTACTCGCGGGCTGCTGAAAATTTGGGTGttatgagggaggagttgctTGGGTTCGAGATGCCGATGCTGTACAACAAGCTTCTGAGAGCGCTGAGGAAGAGCTTGCTGAGTGGTGAGCTGGATGGTGACCGGAGGGAGATGTGGTATAAGCATattgtgggtggtggactgGGGCTCATCacgaaggaggagctggatgtTTCGGATgtgaccgaggaggaggccaaggct TTTGCGAAGTGA
- a CDS encoding uncharacterized protein (COG:S; EggNog:ENOG503P3JE) — MGFFSPAPYHIISYGFLLGTTFFHTFVGGIVSFRVLPRPQFSSLMSSLFPIYFTIQTALPLVLAITYPASQNPFGITGGITGFLHSSNRYSTFVPVTATFVSALANLAFVGPLTTKVMDERKLQEKKDGKKSWDSPPHSQEMQALNKQFGILHGVSSFLNLGTFIGSLVYGVTLSKRLS, encoded by the exons atgggcttcttctcccccgccccgTATCACATCATCAG ctacggcttcctcctcggcacaaCCTTCTTCCACACCTTCGTAGGCGGCATCGTCTCCTTCCGcgtcctcccccgcccccagtTCTCTTCCCTCAtgtcctccctcttcccaatctACTTCACAATCCAaaccgccctccccctcgtcctAGCAATCACCTACCCCGCCAGCCAAAACCCCTTCGGCATCACCGGCGGCATCACCGGCTTCCTTCACTCCTCCAACCGCTACTCCACCTTCGTCCCCGTCACCGCCACCTTTGTgtccgccctcgccaacctcgccttcgTCGGTCCTCTCACGACCAAGGTCATGGATGAGAGGAAGCTCCAGG aaaagaaagacgGCAAAAAATCCTGGgactcccctccccactcgCAAGAAATGCAAGCCCTCAACAAGCAATTCGGCATCCTCCACGGCGTGTCCAGCTTCCTGAACCTAGGCACCTTTATCGGAAGCCTTGTTTACGGCGTTACCCTGTCCAAGAGACTCTCTTAA
- a CDS encoding uncharacterized protein (EggNog:ENOG503PXH3), with product MAASSSSNPNRFSFRNPFQFFISSSSSSTDNDSGNKKESSSNSRPTSRRLSRPSSPTSSSFWSSLYRKTSSTSTNTAMSTTTTPSAVSDTTTAATTTTTTTPPTLSSSPATSTDSYFPPSPPLSPPLDNNNNNLNNLNNNLKPAATLTQCHNCGSTTSLAIPTATPPAAPKRTATTPIIHVQPPVPGRKQIRVDPLSTQFPKPAAELSVEELLARKPGRWTLTQWVEKQKLVDRQEEERERRKVQEDAEKRRREMEEVKRELRALASGL from the coding sequence AtggcagcctcctcgtcctcaaaccccaaccGGTTCTCCTTCCGCAACCCGTTCCAATTCTTtatttcctcttcctcttcttcgacAGACAACGACAGCGGCAACAAGAAggaaagcagcagcaacagccgacCAACCAGCAGAAGACTAAGCAGACCCAGCTCCCCTACTTCCTCAAGCTTCTGGTCATCCCTCTACCGAAAAACATCCTCTACCTCAACCAACACCGcaatgtccaccaccaccaccccctccgccgtgtcggacaccaccaccgccgccaccaccaccaccaccaccaccccaccaaccctctcctcctcccccgccacctcAACAGACAGCTACTTTCCcccgtcaccacccctctcaccccccctcgacaacaacaacaacaacctcaacaacctcaacaacaacctcaagccTGCTGCTACCCTCACCCAATGCCACAATTGCGGCTCAACCACATCCCTCGCCATTCCTACCGCCACTCCCCCCGCCGCACCAAAGAGGacagccacaacccccatAATTCACGTCCAACCCCCCGTCCCGGGCCGCAAGCAAATCAGAGTCGACCCCCTCTCTACCCAATTCCCCAAGCCGGCCGCCGAGTTGAGCGTGGAGGAGCTCCTGGCCAGGAAGCCAGGCCGGTGGACGCTGACGCAGTGGGTGGAGAAGCAAAAGCTGGTTGATcggcaagaggaggagagggagaggagaaaGGTGCaggaggatgccgagaagaggaggagggagatggaggaggtgaagagggagttgagggctTTGGCTAGTGGGTTGTGA
- a CDS encoding uncharacterized protein (COG:S; EggNog:ENOG503NUSA) yields MAFPTIKALEDCADFSKTVEPFIPQLYTLPSKVLDVIARREGLLDLYAETNPLISGFAISIVLGAIFLVAAEINRNYSQVDRAWSLLPTIYIAHFNAWARLAGIPSQRLDAALLFSAAWSARLTFNYWRKGGYSVGSEDYRWEIIRQYVPKAAFHVFNWTFISFIQSILLFALAAPAYPILLASQFEPNLTSSDIAYTSVELLLILTEWIADQQQWEFQSAKQQYRKTAKVPSGFKQDDLDRGFITTGLWSYSRHPNFACEQTIWFVLYQWSCYATRNLYSWAGVGPSFLIMLFQGSTWLTELITAGKYPEYKAYQRQVGMFAPTWITGYKVPPAKAPKVIRTSEIAKQIEEKEKRKQKQKQK; encoded by the exons ATGGCGTTTCCAACCATCAAAGCGCTCGAAGATTGCGCCGACTTCTCCAAAACGGTGGAGCCGTTTATCCCCCAGCTTTACACTCTGCCCAGCAAGGTGCTTGATGTCATTGCACGCCGCGAGGGTCTCCTGGACCTCTACGCggaaacaaaccccctcataTCTGGATTCGCCATCTCGATAGTGCTGGGTGCTATCTTCCTGGTTGCCGCCGAGATCAACCGCAACTATTCACAAGTTGACCGGGCATGGAGTTTGTTGCCCACCATCTACATTGCCCACTTCAATGCCTGGGCCCGTTTGGCAGGAATTCCCAGTCAGAGACTAGACGCAGCGCTCCTCTTCAGCGCTGCATGGAGC GCTCGACTCACCTTCAACTACTGGAGAAAGGGCGGCTATAGTGTGGGATCGGAAGACTACCGATG GGAAATCATCCGTCAATATGTCCCCAAAGCTGCCTTTCACGTCTTCAACTGGaccttcatctccttcaTCCAAAGCATCCTGCTTTTCGCCCTCGCAGCCCCCGCCTATCCCATCCTGCTGGCATCTCAGTTTGAGCCCAACCTGACCAGCTCCGACATCGCATATACGTCTGTCGAGCTCTTGTTGATCCTCACGGAGTGGATCGCCGACCAACAGCAGTGGGAGTTTCAATCTGCCAAGCAGCAATACCGAAAAACCGCCAAGGTTCCGTCAGGCTTCAAGCAAGACGACCTCGATCGTGGCTTCATCACGACGGGCCTGTGGAGCTACTCGAGGCATCCCAACTTTGCTTGCGAGCAGACCATCTGGTTTGTCCTGTATCAGTGGAGTTGTTATGCCACAAGGAACTTGTACAGTTGGGCTGGCGTGGGTCCTTCCTTTCTGATCATGCTCTTTCAAGGGTCGACGTGGCTCACGGAGCTCATCACGGCGGGGAAATACCCAGAGTATAAGGCGTATCAGAGACAGGTCGGCATGTTTGCTCCAACTTGGATCACGGGCTACAAGGTACCGCCAGCAAAGGCACCTAAGGTGATCCGCACCAGCGAGATCGCCAAGCAGAttgaagagaaggaaaaacggaaacagaaacagaaacagaaGTGA
- the TOP3 gene encoding DNA topoisomerase (COG:L; EggNog:ENOG503NU4N; BUSCO:EOG09260XL0), translating to MEGTRKGLYVQVGVLSRLSSHRDSVVRAHHIYNLKKSRFGVSSNIQSHVANCSSALFFFFFSTHSPSLAKSTAKTTKPTSTKTTKSSPTSSTKISKASTKTSSAKTEQPTIDTKPNNIMTRVLCVAEKPSIAKAVAQHLSGGQYQTANTSDKYTKNYSFTFNFGPGLGDSNVTMTAVRGHLTTAEFPPTYKSWSHPPPDSLFDAPITTVTTPDCKAIARNIETLARSSSVLIVWTDCDREGEHIGSEIRDAALKGNRNIQVRRARFSNVERGHILSAARRLVALDQRQVDAVAARIELDLRIGFAFTRFLTNNLRGLGGPMGELMISYGSCQFPTLGFVVDRYFRVKNFVPEAFWSIKLVHEREGMKVSFGWARNRLFDRAAVTILYERCLRAREAVVKKVQEKPTKKWKPLPLTTVELQKMATRFLRMTGQQAMTVAEKLYNKGFISYPRTETDRFDKGMNLRGLVEKQFPDGRWGAFARELIEGGRFNQPRQGKNDDKAHPPIHPITYAAPTVLDEQERKVYEFVVRRFLACCSDDAKGMATDVEVGYGEEMFAAHGVIVLERNYLDVYPYENWTGTAMLPKFEVGERFEPTEAMMTEGKTSPPSYLTEADLIALMDANGIGTDATMAEHIEKIQERQYVVTVPRGGGGGAGGAEEDNEPPPAAGRGRGRGRGRGGRAARGGRGGARGGGAGGGGGGDGVKEFIPTSLGVALIMGFDRMSFEISLGKPFLRKETELMMKAICEGRSTKQEFLQSNIHQYRTVYHQSSAELNTLKAACRQYVFNNGNGQ from the exons ATGGAAGGCACGAGGAAGGGCTTATACGTGCAGGTTGGAGTCTTGAGCAGGCTTTCCTCTCATCGCGACTCGGTTGTGAGAGCACATCATATCTACAATTTGAAGAAGTCTAGATTTGGAGTCTCATCCAACATTCAATCTCATGTTGCCAATTGCAGCTctgctctcttcttcttcttcttctccactCACTCCCCTTCACTAGCAAAGTCCACGGCAAAAACTACGAAACCAACTTCaaccaaaacaaccaaatCGTCACCAACTTCATCGACTAAGATATCGAAGGCTTCCACCAAGACCTCATCAGCAAAAACTGAGCAACCAACCATCGACACAAaacccaacaacatcatgacACGCGTCCTCTGCGTGGCTGAAAAGCCCTCCATCGCCAAAGCAGTCGCCCAACACCTCTCCGGAGGCCAATATCAAACC GCGAACACCTCAGACAAATACACCAAAAACTAttccttcaccttcaactTCGGCCCCGGCCTGGGCGACTCCAACGTAACCATGACCGCCGTCCGCggccacctcaccaccgccgaatTCCCCCCCACCTACAAATCCTGgtcccacccaccccccgacTCCCTCTTCGAcgcccccatcaccaccgtcacAACCCCCGACTGCAAAGCCATAGCCCGCAACATCGAAACCCTCGCCCGgtcctcctccgtcctcatCGTCTGGACCGACTGCGACCGCGAGGGGGAGCACATCGGCTCCGAAATCCGCGACGCCGCGCTCAAGGGGAACAGGAACATCCAGGTCAGGCGAGCGCGGTTTTCAAACGTGGAGAGGGGGCACATACTCAGcgcggcgaggaggttggtggcgttggatCAGCGGCAGGTTGATGCCGTGGCGGCGAGGATTGAGCTGGATTTGAGGATCGGGTTTGCTTTCACAAGGTTCTTGACGAATAACCTGCGGGGGCTGGGGGGTCCGATGGGGGAGTTGATGATCAGTTATGGGTCTTGTCAGTTTCCCACTCTGGGGTTTGTCGTCGATCGGTACTTTCGGGTCAAGAATTTTGTTCCCGAGGCGTTTTGGAGTATCAAGCTTGTTCacgagagggaggggatgaaggTGAGCTTTGGCTGGGCGCGGAATCGACTGTTTGATCGGGCGGCGGTGACGATTCTGTATGAACGCTGCctgagggcgagggaggcggtggtgaaaAAGGTTCAGGAGAAGCCCACCAAAAAGTGGAAGCCTCTCCCGCTTACGACGGTGGAATTACAAAAAATGGCGACGAGGTTTTTGAGGATGACGGGTCAGCAGGCTATGACGGTGGCGGAGAAGCTGTACAACAAGGGGTTTATCTCTTATCCGAGGACGGAGACGGACAGGTTTGACAAGGGGATGAACCTGAGGGGGTTGGTCGAGAAGCAGTTTCCtgatgggaggtggggagctTTCGCGAGGGAGTTGattgagggggggaggttcAACCAGCCGAGGCAGGGGAAGAACGATGATAAGGCTCATCCGCCTATCCACCCTATCACCTACGCGGCGCCGACGGTGCTGGATGAGCAGGAGAGAAAGGTGTATGAgtttgtggtgaggaggtttttggcTTGTTGCTCGGATGATGCCAAGGGGATGGCGACGGATGTGGAGGTGGGgtatggggaggagatgtttgCTGCGCATGGGGTTATTGTGCTGGAGAGGAATTATCTGGATGTGTACCCCTACGAAAACTGGACGGGGACGGCTATGTTGCCCAAGtttgaggtgggggagaggtttgagCCGACCGAGGCCATGATGACGGAGGGGAAGACGAGCCCGCCGAGTTACTTGACCGAGGCGGATCTGATTGCGTTGATGGATGCGAATGGGATTGGGACGGATGCCACGATGGCGGAGCACATTGAGAAGATTCAGGAGAGGCAATATGTGGTTACGGTgccgagggggggagggggaggagctggtggtgccGAGGAAGATAAtgagcctcctcctgctgctgggcgaggccgtgggagaggaagggggaggggtggacgAGCTGCTCgtggcgggagaggaggggcgaGAGGCGgtggggctgggggaggggggggtggtgatggtgtcaagGAGTTTATCCCGACCAGTCTAGGAGTTGCCCTTATCATGGGTTTCGACAGGATGAGCTTCGAGATCAGTCTTGGGAAGCCGTTTCTACGAAAGGAGACGGAGCTCATGATGAAAGCCATCTGCGAGGGCAGGTCGACCAAGCAAGAGTTTCTGCAGAGCAACATACACCAGTACAGGACGGTATACCATCAGTCCTCGGCGGAGCTCAATACACTCAAAGCA GCCTGCAGACAATACGTCTTCAACAACGGTAACGGGCAATGA
- the STB3 gene encoding DNA-binding proteins Bright/BRCAA1/RBP1 and proteins containing BRIGHT domain (COG:S; EggNog:ENOG503P0XS) — MACPRFLPLTLLLKIIASSICQIAQPTPLLPDKTRTVFPRSKSNKAAHINLLRSFEAARSNSTPKSVNMATMATAARDIATTSSPSPGRDNLTAVAAARSVPVTTHPNNLPTPPNSISPNLPPVGLRAHLMRAGVEPSVDSDLELHDRDAHDDEHSGPGSPPYDSAGAITSAMLANCHLPEILLGQGPLPIRHIMGYLTTTVPGFAGIPPAKARRLVVAALEGKGNGGVGSGPDGDVEFIKVGWGRWHAKRRGQGSRATAAAYDPPSRRTSPGGSSYPTSIPINKGGPGWHHLDRSRLAAMLGTSAGGASSAAFSHDDRLNEDRFMNMMDHEADKMSLDGSGSASCSEAPDEDFPMDRDDPEDATDDEDWAAVGAAALRASSYQAQSDNQRHLSPFNNVYSSSMRSFSGGMARPPQLNFKIPPSGLAGVMVADAQERDAVEALLQLGSV, encoded by the exons ATGGCCTGTCCACGATTCCTGCCGCTGACCCTTCTCTTG AAGATCATCGCCAGCAGCATCTGCCAAATAGCCCAGCCAACACCTCTTTTGCCCGACAAGACACGAACCGTCTTCCCCCGGTCAAAAAGTAACAAAGCTGCCCATATCAACTTGCTCCGGTCCTTTG AAGCGGCTCGAAGCAACTCAACACCCAAAAGTGTCAATATGGCGACCATGGCTACTGCTGCTCGCGATATCGcgacgacctcctccccctctcccggCCGAGACAACTTAACTGCTGTAGCGGCCGCCCGGAGTGTCCCTGTGACGACCCATCCAAACAACCTGCCGACTCCCCCCAACTCGATATCTCCCAACCTGCCTCCGGTAGGCCTTCGCGCCCACCTGATGAGGGCGGGCGTCGAGCCCTCGGTCGACTCCGACCTGGAACTGCACGACCGCGACGCTCACGACGATGAGCACTCCGGTCCGGGATCGCCCCCGTACGACTCGGCCGGAGCCATCACGTCAGCAATGCTGGCCAACTGCCACCTGCCCGAGATCCTGCTGGGTCAGGGCCCGTTGCCGATTCGCCACATTATGGGTTATCTGACCACCACGGTCCCCGGCTTCGCGGGCATCCCGCCTGCCAAAGCCCGGAGGCTGGTCGTGGCCGCGCtagagggaaagggaaacgGTGGCGTGGGCAGCGGCCCGGATGGTGACGTAGAGTTTATCAAGGTGGGCTGGGGACGGTGGCATGCGAAGCGGAGGGGCCAGGGCAGCAGAGCTACAGCTGCTGCCTACGACCCTCCCTCGCGCCGCACGTCGCCCGGCGGGAGCTCCTACCCGACAAGCATCCCTATCAACAAGGGCGGCCCCGGGTGGCACCACTTGGACCGGTCTCGACTCGCAGCCATGCTCGGGACGAGCGCCGGCGGCGCCTCATCAGCAGCCTTCTCTCATGACGACCGTCTCAACGAAGACCGGTTCATGAACATGATGGACCACGAGGCCGACAAAATGTCGCTCGACGGATCCGGATCCGCATCGTGCTCCGAGGCGCCTGATGAGGACTTTCCCATGGACCGCGACGACCCCGAGGACGCaaccgacgacgaggactgGGCAGCCGTCGGTGCGGCGGCGCTTCGAGCGTCATCCTATCAGGCCCAGTCCGACAACCAAAGACACCTCTCCCCTTTCAACAACGTATATTCTTCCAGCATGCGCTCCTTCTCCGGCGGCATGGCGCGGCCACCTCAGCTCAACTTCAAGATCCCACCATCGGGCTTGGCGGGAGTCATGGTGGCCGACGCACAGGAGCGCGACGCCGTGGAGGCTCTTCTTCAGCTTGGATCTGTCTAA